The following are encoded in a window of Lichenicola cladoniae genomic DNA:
- a CDS encoding sensor histidine kinase has protein sequence MAQHDYGQCQDRQHKHASCLSGVHHHRRGSLSQRFGRRGDCSFRPKPEHGLDELPTVIDEPDPDGWLRRRSGHTIAGMTAEQNDTGPGNTLTAGWSSARFAFAAAAGAWLLDLSLIGLRLLEFGYPHYRSLMERHLVTTIGGMALTGVLYFVLRRIEPRSFGVRITAAILLAAPAAILVSLLSYNALFVFGSSPFRNDDDPAPGLLGQIAFTILENYFVFLSWTIVYTAFSSAIETQRALRRAALSESYARVAELRALRFQLDPHFLFNALNTVSALVVTGDAKGADRAIDALSRFLRATLSSDTSGDITLADEIELQALYLEIEKTRFGKRLFVEISLPEGLSGALVPALLLQPLVENSIRHGVAKTSTPVHVRVSAWRADDRLHLAVEDDATGPATDAGHGVGLRNVATRLTLRFGAAGTCEYGVRRGGGFRTEIAMPFSSTGAVGAARV, from the coding sequence ATGGCACAGCATGATTACGGCCAGTGCCAGGACCGCCAGCACAAGCACGCATCGTGTCTCTCCGGCGTCCATCATCATCGTCGTGGTTCCTTGTCGCAGCGGTTCGGACGACGCGGTGATTGCAGCTTTCGACCGAAGCCGGAACACGGTCTCGACGAACTGCCGACGGTGATCGACGAACCCGATCCGGACGGCTGGTTGCGACGGCGGTCCGGCCATACAATCGCCGGAATGACAGCCGAGCAGAACGATACGGGACCGGGGAATACTCTGACAGCCGGCTGGTCGAGCGCACGGTTCGCCTTCGCAGCGGCCGCGGGCGCGTGGCTTCTGGATCTGTCGCTGATCGGGCTGCGGCTGCTGGAGTTCGGCTACCCGCATTACCGGTCGCTCATGGAGCGTCATCTCGTGACGACCATCGGCGGCATGGCGCTGACGGGCGTGCTTTACTTCGTCCTGCGCCGGATCGAGCCGAGATCGTTCGGGGTCAGGATTACCGCGGCGATCCTGCTCGCGGCGCCGGCGGCCATCCTGGTGTCGCTGTTGAGCTACAACGCCTTGTTCGTATTCGGGTCGTCGCCGTTCCGCAACGACGACGATCCGGCACCTGGACTGCTCGGGCAGATCGCGTTCACCATCCTGGAGAACTACTTCGTCTTCCTGTCCTGGACGATCGTCTACACGGCGTTCTCGTCGGCGATCGAAACACAGCGGGCCCTCCGCCGCGCCGCCTTGTCGGAAAGTTATGCCAGGGTAGCCGAATTGCGCGCACTCCGCTTTCAGCTCGATCCGCATTTCCTGTTCAACGCGCTCAACACCGTTTCAGCCCTGGTGGTCACCGGCGATGCCAAAGGTGCCGACCGGGCGATCGATGCCTTGTCGCGGTTCCTGCGGGCAACGCTGTCGAGCGATACCTCCGGCGACATCACGCTGGCCGACGAGATCGAGCTGCAGGCGCTCTACCTCGAGATCGAGAAAACCCGGTTCGGCAAACGCCTGTTCGTGGAGATCAGCCTGCCGGAGGGACTTTCGGGCGCACTGGTACCGGCGCTGCTGCTGCAACCACTCGTCGAGAACAGCATCAGGCACGGCGTGGCGAAAACCAGCACTCCGGTGCATGTGCGGGTCAGCGCATGGCGGGCCGATGATCGGCTTCACCTTGCGGTCGAGGACGATGCCACCGGTCCAGCCACCGACGCCGGTCATGGAGTCGGGCTGCGCAATGTCGCGACCCGGCTGACGCTGCGGTTCGGCGCGGCGGGTACGTGCGAATACGGGGTTCGACGCGGCGGTGGCTTCCGCACCGAGATCGCCATGCCGTTCTCCTCTACCGGCGCCGTCGGAGCGGCCCGCGTATGA
- a CDS encoding LytR/AlgR family response regulator transcription factor, producing MTEQALRTLVVDDEELAVRRLVLLCAEIPGIDIVGTESDGRRAIEAIRRHRPALVLLDISMPELDGLAVARSADLLPIRPAVVFCTASEQHALAAFELAAVDYLLKPVSVERLSRAVDRARLLGPSGQGQTSSPGSPVDSIWVPHRGAMLRIRTVDIDRIEAERDYMRIHAGGASYLLLETITRLEGLLDPDRFIRLRRSVIVRRDQLAGLRHVGAGLWEATLRDGTAIRIGGTFLRSVKAMVEQRT from the coding sequence ATGACGGAGCAGGCTCTCCGGACGCTGGTCGTCGACGACGAGGAACTCGCGGTGCGCAGGCTCGTCCTGCTGTGCGCCGAGATCCCCGGGATCGACATCGTCGGGACGGAATCCGACGGCAGGCGCGCGATCGAGGCGATCAGGCGGCACCGGCCGGCACTGGTGCTGCTCGACATCTCGATGCCGGAGCTCGATGGTCTCGCAGTTGCGCGCTCGGCCGACCTGTTGCCGATCCGTCCGGCCGTGGTGTTCTGCACCGCGTCCGAGCAGCACGCGCTGGCCGCCTTCGAGCTCGCCGCGGTCGACTACCTGCTCAAGCCAGTGTCGGTGGAGCGGCTATCGCGTGCCGTCGACCGGGCCCGGCTGCTCGGCCCGTCCGGACAAGGCCAGACATCGTCCCCAGGATCGCCCGTCGACTCGATCTGGGTGCCGCATCGGGGCGCGATGCTGCGCATCCGCACCGTCGACATCGACCGGATCGAGGCCGAACGCGACTACATGCGTATCCATGCAGGTGGTGCAAGCTACCTGTTGCTCGAGACGATCACACGCCTGGAAGGTCTCCTCGACCCGGACCGGTTCATCAGGCTGCGCCGGTCGGTCATCGTCCGGCGTGACCAATTGGCCGGGCTGCGGCATGTCGGCGCGGGACTATGGGAGGCCACCCTTCGAGACGGTACCGCGATCCGGATCGGGGGGACCTTTCTACGCAGCGTCAAGGCGATGGTGGAGCAACGGACGTAG
- a CDS encoding YncE family protein: MIATAGGARAAEPPTQPVLAQIADIAGGDGTGRWIGVTLDDAHRRGYVARTDGIAVIALDRQRLLPSLLVGHRVNTVLVLPDGALLATGGDTGTITIIDAASGAIRSTLRGFDDPDEAILEPGTDRALVVDEDRGVLLEIDLQHGTTVRSIPLGPKPEMVQADASGHAWVNLREQDEVAAIDLRRGVVTDHYRLTGCERPSGLADIPDLHRLVVACGNGIAKVLNDIDGADLGTIAVGPHPGPVVAGAGQAWIATEDGMLGAIGLSPVPRLAMRYRTYDGSRVVGYDAATRRFYVPHGTIVGQGAGRRLAPGSFGVLVLQAP; encoded by the coding sequence GTGATCGCCACGGCAGGCGGCGCGCGTGCGGCGGAACCGCCCACCCAGCCCGTCCTGGCGCAAATCGCGGACATCGCAGGCGGCGACGGTACCGGGCGCTGGATCGGCGTCACGCTGGATGATGCGCATCGTCGCGGCTACGTCGCGCGCACCGATGGGATCGCGGTGATCGCGCTCGATCGCCAGCGCCTGCTCCCGAGCCTGCTGGTCGGGCACCGGGTGAACACGGTGCTGGTGCTGCCGGATGGCGCGCTGCTGGCGACCGGGGGCGACACCGGCACGATCACCATCATCGACGCCGCGAGCGGTGCGATCCGATCGACCCTCCGCGGGTTCGACGATCCGGACGAGGCGATCCTCGAGCCGGGTACCGATCGTGCCCTCGTCGTCGACGAGGATCGCGGCGTGCTGCTCGAGATCGACCTGCAACACGGCACGACGGTACGGAGCATCCCGCTCGGGCCGAAACCGGAAATGGTCCAGGCGGACGCGTCCGGACATGCGTGGGTCAATCTGCGCGAACAGGACGAGGTCGCTGCGATCGACCTGCGGCGGGGCGTCGTAACCGACCATTATCGCCTGACCGGGTGCGAGCGGCCTTCGGGCCTCGCCGACATTCCGGACCTGCACCGGCTGGTCGTCGCCTGCGGCAACGGTATCGCGAAGGTCCTCAACGATATCGACGGGGCGGATCTCGGCACGATCGCCGTCGGGCCGCATCCGGGACCCGTCGTCGCGGGTGCAGGGCAGGCCTGGATCGCGACCGAGGACGGCATGCTCGGCGCGATCGGCTTGTCGCCCGTTCCGCGTTTGGCGATGCGATACCGGACGTATGACGGGAGCCGGGTGGTGGGCTACGACGCGGCGACGCGCCGCTTCTATGTTCCGCATGGCACGATCGTCGGGCAGGGGGCTGGCCGGCGGCTGGCGCCCGGCAGCTTCGGTGTTCTCGTGCTCCAGGCACCATGA
- a CDS encoding TonB-dependent receptor: protein MRSSHLFTGCTISLLLALQSYEHAAAQTTSEAEQIQVKGQAFPGVATQQAPQAASLAETEPTSTVSGRFIAEQTPATSNYDDIIRLTPSAMDIDPNGPGLQQDFGQSIRGLQYTQFSVLFDGVQVPGSPGNLSPQPAAYFVAHDLGPITVNRGPGPASTIGSATFGGDVEIHSRDPSTTASINPYATFGSFGTKLYGIEVDTGTIGQQLGGALSGGRILLDIQRNESRGALSGTSDERRNLFAKYIQPIGDDTTLTAAVNLDNAITHTPYGTPLSLIDTYGRNFSLNDDPHSQAYGPYNRDAYTTDFEYLLIEHRFAHGLTVSDQPYTTAFYHRGLQTSDTSLSTPNLTTGPGKTYYLQGVPTKLNNDVPGASAQNDYRAWGNILRIAKDTPYGQARAGLWFESEDNTLYKTNIVLTRNQLPYTTSRTGSAYQYLYFDRLTTVQPYIEFAWHPLAQLTITSGVKYSSVTRSLHGPLVRTVKGPADDHATYNKALPSFDANYRVNSHLSVFAQAAKGFLTPPLNIFYAQIVNSVQPSTTNNYQIGTVYQRGWLSADVDLYDLQYQNYIASTVIGRNTLYTNQGNATFKGVEVEATVQLGQGLALYGNGSLNHANYHNGASIAQAPRRTAVAGVLFDRHSALLHDDRIDASLLIKDVGPQWGSDTGLVNKVPIKSYDTTDLAVHYLLPLQNARHLDLGVQVTNLFNNTSLIGYAGAAAGNGAPLYWVNPGRGIFFSVSSVL, encoded by the coding sequence TTGCGCAGTTCCCATCTTTTTACCGGTTGTACCATCAGTCTTTTGCTGGCACTGCAATCTTACGAACACGCAGCGGCTCAAACCACGTCTGAGGCCGAACAGATCCAGGTAAAGGGCCAGGCTTTTCCCGGTGTCGCGACCCAGCAGGCGCCGCAGGCCGCCTCGCTGGCGGAAACCGAGCCTACCTCGACGGTCAGCGGGCGCTTCATCGCCGAGCAGACGCCCGCGACCTCGAACTACGACGACATTATCCGTCTGACGCCCAGTGCCATGGACATCGACCCGAACGGCCCTGGGCTGCAGCAGGATTTCGGCCAGAGCATACGCGGCCTCCAATACACCCAGTTCAGCGTGCTGTTCGACGGCGTCCAGGTGCCTGGCTCGCCCGGCAACCTCTCGCCGCAGCCGGCCGCCTATTTCGTGGCCCATGATCTGGGGCCGATCACGGTCAATCGCGGTCCCGGTCCTGCTTCCACCATCGGTTCGGCGACGTTCGGCGGAGACGTCGAGATCCATTCGCGCGATCCGTCGACAACGGCGTCGATCAACCCGTACGCGACCTTCGGCAGTTTCGGCACGAAGTTGTACGGCATCGAGGTAGATACCGGCACGATCGGCCAGCAGCTTGGCGGTGCATTATCGGGTGGCCGCATCCTGCTCGACATCCAGCGCAACGAGAGCCGCGGTGCGCTGAGCGGCACGTCGGACGAGCGCCGCAACCTGTTCGCGAAATACATCCAGCCGATCGGTGACGACACCACACTGACGGCCGCCGTCAATCTCGACAACGCGATCACGCACACCCCATACGGCACGCCGCTCTCGTTGATCGACACCTATGGCCGCAACTTCTCGCTGAACGACGATCCGCATTCCCAGGCATACGGCCCCTACAACAGGGATGCATACACCACCGACTTCGAATACCTGCTGATCGAGCATCGCTTCGCGCATGGGCTGACCGTCTCGGACCAACCCTACACCACCGCCTTCTACCATCGCGGCCTGCAGACCAGCGACACGTCGCTGAGCACGCCGAACCTGACCACCGGCCCAGGCAAGACCTATTATCTCCAGGGTGTTCCCACGAAGCTCAACAACGACGTTCCCGGTGCCTCCGCCCAGAACGACTACCGGGCGTGGGGAAATATCCTGCGGATCGCCAAGGATACGCCGTATGGCCAGGCGCGTGCCGGCCTCTGGTTCGAGAGCGAGGACAATACTCTCTACAAGACCAACATCGTGCTCACCCGAAACCAGCTCCCCTATACGACGTCGCGAACCGGTTCCGCCTATCAGTATTTGTATTTCGACCGCCTGACCACGGTTCAGCCCTATATCGAATTTGCCTGGCACCCGCTGGCGCAGCTGACGATCACCTCGGGCGTCAAATACAGCTCCGTCACGCGCTCGCTGCACGGTCCGCTGGTGCGAACCGTGAAGGGACCTGCGGATGACCACGCGACCTACAACAAGGCGCTGCCGTCGTTCGATGCCAACTATCGGGTCAACAGCCATCTTTCGGTATTCGCGCAAGCAGCGAAAGGCTTCCTGACGCCACCGCTGAACATATTCTACGCGCAGATCGTGAACAGCGTGCAGCCGTCGACGACCAACAATTACCAGATCGGCACGGTGTATCAGCGCGGCTGGCTGAGTGCCGATGTCGATCTGTACGATCTGCAATACCAGAACTATATCGCCAGCACCGTCATCGGCCGCAATACGCTCTATACCAACCAGGGTAACGCCACCTTCAAGGGTGTCGAGGTCGAGGCGACCGTGCAGTTGGGCCAGGGTCTGGCGCTCTATGGGAACGGCTCGCTGAACCATGCCAACTACCATAACGGCGCCTCCATCGCGCAGGCGCCACGACGGACGGCGGTGGCCGGCGTGCTGTTCGACCGTCACAGCGCGCTGCTGCATGACGATCGGATCGATGCATCGCTGCTGATTAAGGACGTCGGACCGCAATGGGGCTCCGATACCGGGCTCGTGAACAAGGTGCCGATCAAGTCCTACGACACCACAGATCTGGCGGTGCACTACCTGCTGCCGCTGCAGAATGCGCGTCATCTCGATCTCGGTGTGCAGGTCACCAACCTGTTCAACAATACCAGCCTGATCGGCTACGCAGGTGCTGCAGCCGGCAACGGCGCGCCGCTCTACTGGGTCAATCCCGGACGCGGCATATTCTTCAGCGTGTCCTCCGTACTGTGA
- a CDS encoding BON domain-containing protein — protein sequence MSSDRKLQQAVLAELIWEPSVTAGHIGVTADAGVVTLTGRVETYAQKHAAETSARSVSGVKAVADEIEVKLPFDASRTDEDIASAVLERFAWNVSVPQDRVKATVEHGWLTLTGEVDFFFQKKAAAEDVRSLHGVVGVSNQITIKPRVDTLNLGDDIMHALHRSWFFDPQTVQVSAEGGKVKLTGTVHTPHERQVAAATAWAAPGATGVENNISIQ from the coding sequence ATGTCCAGCGACAGGAAATTGCAACAGGCGGTTCTTGCGGAACTGATCTGGGAGCCGAGCGTCACCGCCGGCCATATCGGCGTCACCGCGGATGCGGGCGTCGTCACCTTGACCGGTCGTGTCGAGACCTACGCCCAGAAGCACGCCGCCGAGACATCGGCGCGCAGCGTGAGCGGCGTCAAGGCCGTGGCGGACGAGATCGAGGTGAAGCTGCCGTTCGATGCAAGCCGTACCGACGAGGATATCGCGTCGGCGGTGCTCGAGCGCTTCGCGTGGAACGTTTCCGTGCCTCAGGACCGGGTCAAGGCGACGGTCGAGCACGGGTGGCTCACCCTGACCGGCGAGGTCGACTTCTTCTTCCAGAAGAAAGCGGCGGCCGAGGACGTACGCAGTCTGCACGGCGTCGTGGGCGTCAGCAACCAGATCACCATCAAGCCGAGGGTCGACACGTTGAACCTCGGCGACGACATCATGCACGCCCTGCACCGCTCCTGGTTCTTCGATCCGCAGACGGTCCAGGTCAGCGCGGAAGGCGGCAAGGTCAAACTCACCGGAACGGTGCATACGCCGCATGAACGTCAGGTGGCGGCCGCCACGGCATGGGCGGCACCCGGAGCGACCGGGGTAGAGAACAACATCTCCATCCAGTAA
- a CDS encoding zinc-dependent alcohol dehydrogenase yields MTNRMQAAFVERFGEPLVLRACEIPSPGPGQILVKTEACGVCHTDLHAARGDWPLKPTPPFIPGHEGIGRVVALGSGVANVRLGDRVGVPWLYSACGHCEYCLKAWETVCAEAQFGGYTRNGGFAEYILADPDYVAHIPDGLSAIDAAPIICAGITTYKGIKETEAKPGEWIVISGAGGLGHLAIQYAKAMGLNVCAVDIDDGKLDQATGLGADLTINAKTGDPASILRQHIGGGAHGVLVTAPSLTAIRQGVGMTRKLGTCVLVGLPPGEFPLPLFDVVANCITVRGSFVGTRQDMAEALQFAAQGKVRAHVELQPLSAINRVFERLERGDVAARVVLEFSDR; encoded by the coding sequence ATGACAAACAGGATGCAGGCCGCGTTCGTCGAACGGTTTGGCGAGCCGCTGGTGCTCCGGGCGTGCGAGATCCCGTCACCCGGGCCGGGGCAGATCCTGGTCAAGACGGAAGCCTGCGGCGTTTGCCACACTGACCTGCATGCGGCACGCGGCGACTGGCCGCTCAAGCCGACGCCGCCGTTCATCCCGGGTCACGAGGGCATCGGTCGTGTCGTGGCGCTCGGTTCCGGCGTCGCCAATGTCAGGCTGGGCGATCGCGTTGGCGTGCCATGGCTCTATTCGGCCTGCGGCCATTGCGAATACTGCCTCAAGGCGTGGGAGACCGTGTGTGCCGAGGCGCAGTTCGGCGGCTATACCAGGAACGGCGGCTTCGCGGAGTATATCCTGGCCGATCCGGACTATGTCGCCCACATTCCGGACGGGCTATCCGCCATCGATGCTGCGCCGATCATCTGTGCCGGCATCACCACCTACAAAGGCATCAAGGAGACCGAGGCCAAACCGGGCGAATGGATCGTGATTTCCGGCGCCGGCGGCCTGGGCCATCTGGCGATCCAGTATGCCAAGGCGATGGGGCTGAACGTGTGTGCCGTCGACATCGACGATGGCAAGCTCGACCAGGCGACAGGGCTTGGCGCCGACCTCACGATCAATGCGAAGACCGGCGACCCGGCTTCCATCCTCCGGCAGCATATCGGCGGCGGTGCGCATGGTGTGCTGGTCACCGCCCCGTCGCTGACCGCCATCCGCCAGGGGGTCGGCATGACACGCAAGCTCGGCACCTGCGTGCTGGTCGGGTTGCCGCCCGGCGAGTTCCCGCTGCCGTTGTTCGACGTGGTGGCGAACTGCATCACCGTCCGCGGCTCGTTCGTCGGCACCCGCCAGGATATGGCCGAGGCATTGCAGTTCGCGGCCCAGGGCAAGGTCAGGGCGCATGTCGAGCTGCAGCCGCTCTCGGCAATCAACCGGGTTTTCGAGCGCCTCGAACGGGGCGACGTGGCGGCGCGCGTGGTCCTCGAGTTCTCCGATCGCTGA
- a CDS encoding polysaccharide biosynthesis/export family protein, with amino-acid sequence MARSSNTRIRQASLATLVLVTLGACSQGASLPLLPPYDPHNYQLGVEDQIRVITYGQDQLSTDFAVNEHGTVTVPLLGDLQAQGLTTAEFAAEMAAELEKKHLLRHPNVSVEVSAYRPLAILGEVVKPSQYAYQPSMTLLMAVALAGGYTYRAVEDYAYVERHDGEHVTIGRLLPQSYVKPGDVIKIYERHF; translated from the coding sequence ATGGCTCGTTCCTCGAACACTCGGATCAGGCAGGCGTCGCTGGCGACGCTGGTCCTCGTCACGCTCGGCGCATGCTCGCAAGGCGCCAGTCTGCCGCTGCTTCCGCCCTACGATCCGCATAACTACCAGTTGGGCGTGGAAGACCAGATCCGGGTCATCACCTACGGGCAGGATCAGCTCAGCACCGATTTCGCGGTCAATGAGCACGGCACGGTCACTGTGCCGCTTCTCGGCGATCTCCAGGCACAGGGCCTGACGACAGCCGAATTCGCGGCCGAGATGGCGGCGGAACTGGAAAAGAAACACCTGCTTCGTCATCCGAACGTGTCGGTCGAGGTGTCCGCCTACCGGCCGCTGGCGATCCTCGGCGAGGTGGTGAAGCCGAGCCAGTACGCCTACCAGCCCTCGATGACCCTGCTGATGGCGGTCGCACTGGCCGGTGGCTACACCTACCGTGCGGTCGAGGATTATGCCTACGTCGAACGCCATGACGGCGAGCATGTGACGATCGGCCGGCTGTTGCCACAGAGCTACGTGAAGCCCGGCGACGTCATCAAGATCTACGAGCGCCATTTCTAG
- a CDS encoding outer membrane beta-barrel protein, translating to MTGLLRPDAARAQVIDTYLPPLGAAYGTTGADQVRAHDLDEYAPYGIHLGTARIDGEISASGGYDSNADAVPNGHASAVFIDAGSASIVSDWARNQLHAGMTVIDVHYPERSIQDQTSWTATAGGVYDLGRDKLGVSYNHLDLYQISTDIGALLSIRPVHYQVDSAGISYSSALHNRLTLIPELLVTQYRFGGGSDTGIGSQAYRDRTLLTGSVAGRYEMAPGETLLLVVQGTDIAYQQKLAGLPGRDSLGGAVMAGIDFGLSGPIRLRALVGYQRRSYRSDVYGNIDSPIAQLELSWLPTQLTTISLAVQNGIEDSGFENVGGFTYTSARLSLQHAYLRNLTFGAYTQIQNANYSSTPIELQNTPLNQQQSNQTIYGVGLNMKWLLNRSLSITANYDFSTQNSVLTDSLTTNEFLVGLHFAF from the coding sequence ATGACCGGTCTCCTGCGACCGGATGCAGCCCGTGCACAGGTCATCGATACCTATCTGCCTCCGCTCGGCGCCGCCTATGGTACGACCGGCGCGGACCAGGTTCGCGCGCATGACCTCGACGAATACGCGCCTTATGGTATCCATTTGGGCACCGCCCGGATCGACGGGGAAATCTCGGCATCCGGCGGCTATGACAGCAACGCGGATGCGGTGCCGAACGGGCATGCAAGTGCGGTGTTCATCGATGCAGGTTCTGCGTCGATCGTATCAGACTGGGCCCGCAACCAGCTTCACGCGGGAATGACCGTCATCGACGTCCATTATCCGGAACGTAGTATCCAGGATCAGACCAGCTGGACCGCCACCGCCGGCGGCGTCTACGATCTTGGTCGGGACAAGCTGGGCGTGTCCTACAACCATCTCGATCTCTACCAGATCTCGACCGATATCGGAGCACTCCTGAGCATCAGGCCGGTTCATTACCAGGTCGACAGTGCCGGCATCAGCTATTCGTCCGCATTGCATAACCGGCTGACGCTGATCCCGGAACTGCTCGTCACCCAGTATCGGTTCGGCGGTGGATCCGACACCGGCATCGGTAGCCAGGCGTATCGCGATCGTACGCTGCTCACCGGATCGGTTGCTGGTCGTTACGAAATGGCACCGGGCGAAACCCTGCTCCTGGTCGTACAGGGCACTGACATCGCCTATCAGCAGAAACTGGCCGGCCTGCCGGGCCGGGATTCGCTAGGCGGCGCGGTCATGGCCGGCATCGATTTCGGATTGTCCGGACCGATACGGCTTCGCGCGCTGGTCGGCTACCAGCGACGCAGCTACCGCTCCGACGTCTATGGAAATATAGACTCGCCGATCGCGCAGCTCGAGCTCAGCTGGCTGCCGACCCAGCTGACCACGATCTCGCTTGCGGTCCAGAACGGCATCGAGGATAGCGGTTTCGAGAATGTCGGTGGTTTCACCTACACCTCCGCGCGCCTGTCGCTGCAGCACGCCTATCTCCGCAACCTGACCTTCGGCGCCTATACACAGATCCAGAACGCCAACTACTCGTCGACGCCGATCGAGTTGCAGAACACGCCGCTCAACCAGCAGCAATCCAACCAGACGATCTATGGCGTCGGCCTCAACATGAAATGGCTGCTGAACCGGTCGCTGTCCATCACCGCGAACTACGACTTCTCCACCCAGAACAGCGTGTTGACCGATAGCCTTACCACCAATGAGTTCCTCGTCGGCCTGCACTTCGCGTTTTGA
- a CDS encoding acyltransferase family protein — translation MMAGSDMRIKRQAGSGYIYGADILRFAAAVLVAMFHLTWLNKSTSTISWFGWIGVEIFFVLSGFVIARSASNTTPMRFVKSRILRLYPAAWVCTIISFLVVVFHVRGLSGLSIGLFARLGASLMLLPTGPFIASAYWTLPIEIVFYGAVFCILLAGRIDRIEKLTTVLCIASALYLCFYACQVAGIINQPLLEFGYGWRNVLLLRHGIYFAFGIYLWLWSERRLSRRGAAGWALALAMAPLEIACRSAELVALMPAPVQLGTVWLVPILIWLGACAVLVASTAWRGRIARLPAPLLRCIRVAGLSTYPLYLIHEDLGELLRDVLIGLGCPYLVAAVAAIGLCEIVAVLIAYVLEPAVRRVLNAAFVAIGEMRLPDPQIVPVLEHADNDDLVMRGPGGPDRR, via the coding sequence ATGATGGCCGGTTCCGACATGAGGATAAAGCGCCAGGCCGGGTCGGGCTACATCTATGGCGCGGATATCCTGCGCTTTGCCGCAGCGGTGTTGGTGGCGATGTTCCACCTGACCTGGCTCAATAAGAGCACGTCGACGATCTCGTGGTTCGGCTGGATCGGCGTCGAGATATTCTTCGTGCTGTCCGGCTTTGTCATCGCCCGCTCGGCCAGCAACACCACCCCGATGCGCTTCGTGAAATCCCGCATCCTCCGCCTCTATCCCGCGGCCTGGGTATGCACGATCATCAGCTTCCTGGTCGTGGTGTTTCATGTCAGGGGACTGTCGGGATTGAGCATCGGCCTGTTCGCACGGCTCGGCGCGTCCCTGATGCTGTTACCGACCGGGCCATTCATCGCATCCGCCTACTGGACCCTGCCGATCGAGATCGTGTTCTACGGCGCAGTCTTCTGCATCCTGCTTGCCGGGCGAATCGACCGCATCGAGAAACTCACCACGGTGCTCTGCATCGCCAGCGCGCTCTATCTCTGCTTCTATGCGTGCCAGGTTGCCGGCATCATCAACCAGCCCCTGCTCGAGTTCGGCTATGGCTGGCGCAACGTGCTGCTGCTCCGGCACGGGATCTACTTCGCGTTCGGGATCTATCTCTGGCTCTGGTCGGAGCGACGACTCAGCCGTCGCGGAGCGGCCGGCTGGGCGCTGGCCCTTGCCATGGCGCCCCTGGAGATCGCCTGCCGGTCGGCGGAGCTCGTCGCGCTGATGCCGGCCCCGGTCCAACTTGGCACGGTGTGGCTGGTCCCGATCCTGATCTGGCTTGGCGCCTGCGCCGTGCTCGTGGCCTCCACAGCATGGCGCGGCAGAATCGCACGCCTGCCGGCGCCGTTGCTGCGCTGCATCCGGGTCGCCGGCCTGTCCACCTATCCGCTCTATCTGATCCATGAGGATCTTGGCGAACTCTTGCGGGACGTGCTGATCGGGCTTGGCTGCCCCTACCTCGTGGCGGCGGTTGCCGCGATCGGCCTGTGCGAGATCGTGGCGGTGCTGATTGCCTACGTTCTGGAGCCGGCAGTGAGACGCGTCCTCAATGCGGCGTTCGTCGCGATTGGAGAGATGCGGCTGCCGGACCCCCAAATTGTCCCCGTCCTAGAACACGCCGACAACGACGATCTCGTCATGCGCGGCCCGGGCGGCCCGGATCGCCGCTGA